The Marinobacter bohaiensis genome segment GGCCAGGCGAGTTCTGCTCTTGGATCTAGCAGAGGGATTTTCCAGGCTTGCCTTGAAGATTTTGTTTCCTCTTACCATTGCTACCGTATTGTTAGGTTGGTTTTCTTCTTCGGAAATGCATTACTGGCAACGAACGATAGGTGATTGGGATTTTTTCGTTTGGCTGTTTGGTATACCCGGAGGAATTTGGTTAATCTCACGCCTGCTTATTAAGTACTGTCTCCGCTGGGTGTTGAAAGCCGGAAAAGGTCCTATATGGGAGCTCAACAGACGCACCGGTATCGTGACCGTCTGGAAGTACCCATTCAAAATCCCGTTTATTCCGCGCGGCAAACCAGATGCCAAACAGTTCCCGTTTATCGAGTTCGATGCCTGGGTCAGCGCCCGAGCAGACCGCTATGGTGCGTTGAACCGGCTGCGGCTTTTCCACCGGTACAGCCAGTGCGAAGTCGACATAGGAGCGGCGACGGGCGATCACAGCCTGCCCGAGTCCTGTTATGCCATGTGGGATTTTATCCAGAACTACATGGACGTCAGCCGACCCCTGCCTGATATTCCGGTATTGGAACCCTATCGCCACAAGGACCCGGTGACCGCCGAGCACGATCGTCAAACCAACCGCCCGGAACGCTATTGGCGTGATATGGACGATGAGACGTTCAAGGCCTGCGAGAGCGAAATGAACCTCAACGTGCGAATGATGAGCATGCTGAGCCGGGAAAATATTATGGCCGGCAAGGTCGTATACTCAAGTAGTTAGGCCATGCGTTTTTATGGCGAGCAAAGCGAGCACGGGAAGTTCGTTTTGCTTCCCACCCCGTTAATGATCTCAGTCGGCAAGCCGAAGGCCGTTAAACCGTTGCTTGGCCCGCGATATTCCTCGAAACTGTAGCCACCTCGCAAAACCCGCCCCCATAACCGATCCTTACCGCTATGGAAGCGGACAAACCCGCATCAGACAGCCGTCAACAACAGAGGCCAACCGCCATGCCCGGAACCCAACGTGAAGTAACCCTGAGATTCCTTGCCGAGCCGACCGACCAGAACTTCGGTGGCAAGGTCCACGGCGGGGCTGTGATGAAGTGGATCGATCTGGCGGCCTATGCCTGCGCCGCGGGGTGGAGCGGTAAGTACTGCATCACCGCCTACGCCGGCGGGATCCGGTTCGTGAAGCCGATCCTGGTGGGCAATCTGGTGGAGGTGAACGCCAAGGTGGTGCTCACCGGGAACACGTCCATGCACATCGCCATCGATGTGGAGGCCGGGCACCCGACGGAAACGGAGCGTTCGACCACCACCCGCTGCATCGTGATCATGGTGGCGGTGGACGATCAGGGCCAGCCGAGTCCGATCCCGGCCTGGGTGCCGACGGATCCGATCGACATCGAGCAGCGGGATTCCGCCCAGCGGCTGATGGACATGCGCAAGAAGCTGCAGGAGGAGACGGTGCACGTGCACGGGCTTTGATCGCCGCCTGTAAACTGCCGATGGGCAGCCGGCCTCACGGAGGGGGCCGCTGACCACACGCGTTTTCATTCAATGACACAGGGAGTGTGCCATGACCCATACCCACCCGCGCCCGTGGGCGCCCTTTCTTGTTCTCGTTCTCGTTTTTCTGTTGGCCGGGCCGGCGATGGCCGGTGTCCCGCAGCTCACGTTGGCCCAGGTGTACGAGCAGGGCGTGCCCCTGGAAGACTACTGGGTCAGCGAAAAGCTGGACGGCGTGCGCGCCTATTGGGACGGTGACAAGCTCGTCTCGCGCCAGGGCCACCGCTTTCACGCGCCCGACTGGTTCACCCGGGATTTTCCGGACACGCCCATGGACGGCGAGCTCTGGTTGGGGCGCGGCACCTTCTCTGAGCTGTCCGGGGTGGTGCGTAAGCTTGAGCCGGTGGATGCCGAATGGCGCCAGGTCCACTACGAGATCTTCGACCTGCCGGCGCATCCCGGGCCCTTCTCGGAACGCGTTGCGGCGATGCAGCGCCTGCTGCAACCCTCGCCATCGCCCTACCTGTCGATGATCGAACAAACCCGGGGCACCACTCACGCGGCGCTAATGGGCCGACTCGACGATGTGGTGGCCGCTGGCGCCGAAGGGCTGATGCTCCATCGCGGCGACAGCCGCTACCACGCCGGCCGCAACGACGATCTGTTGAAGGTGAAAAAGTACCAGGACGCGGAAGCCGATGTGGTGGGCTATTCACCCGGCAAGGGCAAATACGAGGGCATGCTGGGTGCGCTGGTGGTGGAGCGGTCGGACGGGCGGCGATTC includes the following:
- a CDS encoding DNA ligase, which produces MTHTHPRPWAPFLVLVLVFLLAGPAMAGVPQLTLAQVYEQGVPLEDYWVSEKLDGVRAYWDGDKLVSRQGHRFHAPDWFTRDFPDTPMDGELWLGRGTFSELSGVVRKLEPVDAEWRQVHYEIFDLPAHPGPFSERVAAMQRLLQPSPSPYLSMIEQTRGTTHAALMGRLDDVVAAGAEGLMLHRGDSRYHAGRNDDLLKVKKYQDAEADVVGYSPGKGKYEGMLGALVVERSDGRRFKLGTGFSDEQRAHPPAMGATVTYKFYGYTSTGLPRFASFMRVRDDEPAEE
- a CDS encoding acyl-CoA thioesterase translates to MPGTQREVTLRFLAEPTDQNFGGKVHGGAVMKWIDLAAYACAAGWSGKYCITAYAGGIRFVKPILVGNLVEVNAKVVLTGNTSMHIAIDVEAGHPTETERSTTTRCIVIMVAVDDQGQPSPIPAWVPTDPIDIEQRDSAQRLMDMRKKLQEETVHVHGL